The genomic DNA ATCAAAGATCGCGCTACGCTCCAATACGTGGTCCACTTACATCATGCCGGACTCGTGGTTGATCTTGGCGGTCGATTCCCCTGGCTCGACTGTTCATCTATCCACGCGTCATCATCTCAACGCCTAATCACATCAGGGTCACTCAGCTGCTCAATGACCAACCCTAATTCATGTCTCCATGGACGTTCTACTTTCTCCAATTCCAAATTCCATCCTTGTTTTCTCAAAACTGTGAATTCCATCACTGGGTTAGCTTCCTGCGCCCCTCTAGCTGAAGATATCCTCACCGTCAATCCACTTGATTCATCCGATTCAGTTATAGTCGTTGATCATTTCATGTTCTCCTGTGCTCCCCCTTTGTTGTTGAAGGGATTAGCCGGTGGTACTAAAGGAATCTTGGGTCTTGGTGTGGATAAACTTTCTCTGCCGTCGCAATTCGCCGTAGCTCTCGGCGTTCATCGGAGATTCGCCATCTGTCTGTCATCAACCCAGGGCTACCTTGTCTTCTCCGGCGACCACATTCCCAGCAGTTCGATTATTGGGTCACAATTGTGGAATTCTCTAACGTACACCCCGTTAATCTCGAGTACGGATGGTTACTACATAAACGTGAAGTCAATCAAGATAAACGGAAAGACTGTATCTTTGAACACGTCCCTGCTTTCTTTAGACAAAAATGGAACAGGGGGGACGAAATTAAGCACGGTTGCTCCTTACACCACAATGGAAACCTCAATTTACAATGCGTTTGTTAAGGAATTCGTGGAAACGT from Impatiens glandulifera chromosome 9, dImpGla2.1, whole genome shotgun sequence includes the following:
- the LOC124916603 gene encoding probable aspartic proteinase GIP2; amino-acid sequence: MAASSLFLGLIFWFSFSFAERPETPITVTLPLIKDRATLQYVVHLHHAGLVVDLGGRFPWLDCSSIHASSSQRLITSGSLSCSMTNPNSCLHGRSTFSNSKFHPCFLKTVNSITGLASCAPLAEDILTVNPLDSSDSVIVVDHFMFSCAPPLLLKGLAGGTKGILGLGVDKLSLPSQFAVALGVHRRFAICLSSTQGYLVFSGDHIPSSSIIGSQLWNSLTYTPLISSTDGYYINVKSIKINGKTVSLNTSLLSLDKNGTGGTKLSTVAPYTTMETSIYNAFVKEFVETSNSMKMKRVAAVAPFGVCFESEGRHGQVPTVDLVLQSEMVKWRIGGRNSMVEVGDGVMCLGFLDGGNWLINSKTKEPSIVIGGHQLEDNLLDFDMGNSMLGFTSSLLSKGTSCSYSPLLPL